A genomic window from Selenomonadales bacterium includes:
- a CDS encoding MBL fold metallo-hydrolase, whose amino-acid sequence MMELIMLGTGNAGVANIYNTCFVLKGEKENLLVDAGGGNGIFGRLNRAGIALQSIRDMYITHSHTDHILGAVWVVRRISAMQREGKYEGIFTVYCHDVAAESLETICRLTLSKKDLKALGSTIIIERVVDGDKRTVQGMELTFFDIFSTKAKQFGFTAILPDGQKLVCLGDEPYNEACHEYAKDADWLMSEAFCLYGDRDIFKPYEKNHSTALDAGRLAQSLGAKNLILYHTEEKTIATRKETYTAEAKQEYEGTVYVPDDLEVIVLG is encoded by the coding sequence ATCATGGAACTTATTATGCTTGGAACAGGCAACGCAGGTGTTGCCAATATCTATAACACGTGCTTTGTACTGAAAGGCGAAAAAGAAAATCTCCTCGTCGATGCGGGCGGCGGCAACGGCATCTTCGGCCGACTGAATCGGGCAGGCATCGCACTTCAGTCCATCCGCGATATGTATATCACGCACAGCCACACAGACCATATCCTCGGTGCCGTCTGGGTCGTGCGCCGTATCTCCGCGATGCAGCGCGAAGGCAAATACGAAGGCATCTTCACCGTCTACTGCCACGATGTCGCGGCAGAGTCCTTGGAAACCATCTGCCGACTGACCTTGTCGAAAAAAGACCTCAAAGCACTCGGCAGTACCATCATCATTGAGCGCGTCGTCGATGGTGACAAACGCACCGTACAAGGTATGGAACTGACCTTCTTTGACATCTTCTCGACGAAAGCAAAACAGTTCGGCTTTACGGCGATCCTTCCTGACGGACAAAAGCTCGTTTGCCTCGGTGATGAGCCGTATAACGAAGCGTGCCACGAATATGCGAAAGATGCCGACTGGCTGATGAGCGAAGCCTTCTGCCTCTACGGCGACCGCGACATCTTCAAGCCGTACGAGAAAAACCATAGCACCGCACTCGATGCAGGTCGCCTCGCACAGTCCCTCGGCGCGAAAAACCTTATCCTCTACCATACGGAAGAAAAGACCATCGCGACAAGAAAAGAAACCTACACCGCCGAAGCCAAACAGGAATACGAAGGCACTGTCTACGTGCCCGACGATCTGGAAGTGATCGTGCTCGGATAA
- a CDS encoding universal stress protein: protein MTNVFTSILVPVDGSSAADRALNRAIALAEAFSAKLTIVYIVDLNTHMSAFEQVSGGGYIPEEIKQKGYSVLRDAERRLPSSLTADILLEIGNPARRILNIAEDKRADLIVMGSRGLSKAKQILLGSVSQSVLIRAECPVMIIR from the coding sequence ATGACAAACGTATTCACCTCTATCCTCGTCCCCGTTGACGGTTCTTCGGCGGCCGACCGCGCACTCAACCGCGCCATCGCACTTGCCGAAGCCTTCTCCGCCAAGCTGACGATCGTCTACATCGTCGATCTCAACACACATATGTCAGCCTTCGAACAAGTCAGCGGCGGTGGTTATATCCCCGAAGAGATCAAACAAAAAGGCTACTCTGTCCTTCGCGATGCCGAACGCCGACTGCCAAGCAGTCTGACTGCCGACATTCTGCTTGAAATCGGCAACCCCGCCCGCCGCATCCTCAATATCGCCGAAGACAAGCGCGCCGACCTTATCGTCATGGGAAGCCGCGGTCTGTCCAAAGCCAAACAGATCCTTCTCGGCAGCGTCAGTCAAAGCGTCCTCATCCGCGCCGAATGTCCCGTTATGATAATCCGCTGA
- a CDS encoding ABC transporter permease: protein MRSLHDEIEFLLSGMGMPYHKVAMTIAIVVTVLFTIAFPLNYAKNAPVAVIDLDNSRLSQTFTEQLSTSPYLDIKTVLHTPTDPETLMYHDEHIAVIYIPRDFEKNRYSLTPNNIGVFYDNLNVAQTGHLKEGLNEVIGTINVMSGAEHLGALGLNKDQTSAVLQSIALKERLLFNPVDAHSNSSTFGFLIFFGSMFLVFATIGMVPRLKLMHAWERETNRGFFSLLSRLIPYIVCFTVSILLGFGLTALLGDLSFAGSYPQILAAIILTAVSVALAALLIGWGAPNPGVAISRMILFIPGGFILGGASGPLNLVPPAVQFVSNIFPLVWSYRLFRDVAQRGAPFLECIGEYSAYLCYIAVLTLLLYLRFKRAQKELQQSKEVSA, encoded by the coding sequence ATGAGATCACTGCACGATGAGATAGAATTTCTCTTATCAGGCATGGGGATGCCGTATCACAAAGTTGCCATGACGATCGCCATCGTGGTGACGGTGCTGTTTACGATCGCCTTCCCCTTAAACTATGCCAAAAATGCCCCCGTCGCCGTGATCGACCTTGATAACTCCCGTTTGAGCCAGACGTTCACCGAACAACTCTCTACCTCGCCGTATCTCGATATCAAGACAGTCCTTCACACGCCGACCGATCCCGAAACGCTGATGTATCATGATGAGCATATCGCCGTCATCTACATACCGCGCGATTTCGAGAAAAATCGTTACAGCCTCACACCGAATAATATCGGCGTATTCTACGACAATCTCAATGTCGCACAGACGGGTCACCTGAAAGAGGGCCTGAATGAAGTCATCGGCACGATCAATGTGATGAGCGGAGCAGAGCATCTCGGTGCGCTCGGCCTGAACAAAGACCAAACGAGCGCAGTACTTCAGAGCATCGCCCTGAAAGAGCGTCTCCTCTTCAATCCTGTCGATGCACACAGCAACTCGTCGACGTTCGGCTTTCTCATCTTCTTCGGCTCGATGTTTCTCGTATTCGCTACTATCGGTATGGTACCGCGCCTCAAGCTGATGCACGCATGGGAACGCGAAACGAACCGAGGCTTTTTCAGTCTGCTGTCGCGTCTTATTCCGTACATCGTCTGCTTTACCGTATCGATCCTCTTGGGCTTCGGTCTGACAGCACTGCTCGGCGACCTGTCCTTCGCAGGCAGTTATCCGCAGATACTTGCCGCCATCATCCTGACGGCAGTCAGCGTCGCCCTTGCCGCACTTCTCATCGGCTGGGGTGCACCGAATCCCGGGGTAGCCATCAGCCGCATGATCCTCTTCATCCCGGGCGGTTTCATCCTCGGTGGTGCCAGCGGGCCGCTCAACCTTGTACCGCCCGCCGTTCAGTTCGTATCGAACATCTTCCCGCTCGTCTGGTCATATCGCCTTTTCCGCGATGTCGCCCAGCGCGGCGCACCCTTTCTTGAATGTATCGGCGAATACAGCGCGTACCTCTGCTACATCGCCGTACTCACTCTGCTCCTCTACCTGCGCTTTAAACGCGCACAAAAAGAACTCCAGCAATCGAAGGAGGTATCCGCATGA
- a CDS encoding biotin/lipoyl-binding protein, translating to MNQKEREGILTAEQVQVAFQNVGGKLTEEHVIESQYVKKGDILMVLDSTDTDLAIEKAEAQLAQLDAQIRRQSGDIDINYSRTFTAEEQAYRMIEQQKQALDAANATYANKQLYYDRMAALVTDGAISQLELDNAQMALDVARAEQLRAQQALNESLAGTSDAARTQVMMTASADGLILPTIEQNRRSIANERNTLETLICQREQLAVYLKELLVQKERLTLRAPEDGKILKLIAKEGEMVSPNAPVILLESNRYYYDIYLDETQAASLCDGDTITGTLIATERDVEGKIRLISAAPGFADIRMSREKGQSDLSSFQVRIYTEAQDGVRPGMTVKVDIDEITAR from the coding sequence ATGAATCAAAAAGAACGGGAAGGCATCTTGACGGCAGAGCAGGTGCAGGTCGCGTTCCAAAACGTCGGCGGTAAACTGACAGAGGAACATGTTATCGAATCGCAATATGTTAAGAAAGGCGATATCCTGATGGTGCTCGACAGTACCGATACCGATCTTGCCATCGAGAAGGCAGAGGCTCAGCTCGCCCAGCTTGATGCACAGATACGCCGACAGTCAGGCGATATCGACATCAATTACAGTCGCACCTTCACAGCGGAGGAGCAGGCTTATCGCATGATCGAACAGCAGAAGCAGGCACTTGACGCCGCCAATGCAACGTACGCGAACAAACAGCTCTATTACGACCGCATGGCCGCACTCGTTACCGACGGTGCGATCAGCCAGCTCGAGCTTGACAATGCACAGATGGCACTCGATGTCGCACGTGCAGAACAGCTCCGCGCACAACAGGCTTTGAATGAGTCGCTTGCAGGAACGAGCGATGCGGCACGCACGCAGGTGATGATGACAGCAAGTGCCGACGGTCTTATCCTGCCGACGATCGAGCAGAATCGCCGCAGCATCGCCAACGAACGCAACACGCTGGAAACTCTTATCTGTCAGCGCGAACAGCTCGCTGTTTATCTGAAGGAGCTTCTCGTACAAAAAGAACGTCTGACGCTTCGTGCGCCCGAGGACGGCAAGATCTTGAAGCTCATTGCTAAAGAAGGCGAGATGGTATCTCCGAATGCGCCCGTTATCCTTTTGGAATCGAACCGCTATTATTATGATATTTATCTCGATGAAACGCAGGCAGCGTCGCTCTGTGACGGCGATACGATCACAGGTACGCTCATTGCAACAGAGCGCGATGTCGAAGGGAAGATCCGCCTCATCAGCGCGGCACCGGGCTTTGCCGATATTCGCATGAGCCGTGAAAAAGGGCAGTCCGACCTATCTTCGTTTCAAGTTCGCATCTATACCGAGGCGCAGGACGGCGTACGTCCCGGTATGACAGTAAAGGTGGATATCGATGAGATCACTGCACGATGA
- a CDS encoding MarR family transcriptional regulator has translation MDINKRIIPSRESLKEFVRKFPGEVDVSAVEVQIQLAWASDGVQKKIFQQLTEEYGLSEGRLVVMITLYQEPEGITPSQLADRSGVTRATISAMVSRMTRDGLAELKREEHDGRSKKVLLTDAGRAFLEEVLPKHYRRASSLVSNLTTDEQEELLRLLRKLDFS, from the coding sequence ATGGATATCAACAAGCGTATTATCCCATCACGTGAATCGCTCAAAGAATTCGTTCGCAAGTTCCCCGGCGAAGTCGATGTTTCGGCAGTCGAAGTGCAGATCCAACTGGCATGGGCATCTGACGGTGTACAAAAAAAGATATTCCAACAATTAACGGAAGAATACGGGCTTTCGGAAGGCAGACTGGTCGTCATGATTACCTTGTACCAAGAACCCGAAGGCATCACACCGTCACAACTTGCCGATCGAAGCGGTGTCACACGCGCAACGATCAGTGCCATGGTATCGCGCATGACACGCGACGGACTTGCCGAGCTGAAACGCGAAGAACATGACGGACGCAGTAAAAAGGTCTTGCTCACCGATGCAGGTCGCGCATTCTTAGAGGAAGTCCTGCCAAAGCATTATCGACGCGCTTCTTCCCTCGTATCAAACTTAACGACAGACGAGCAGGAAGAACTGCTCCGCCTTCTGCGCAAACTTGACTTTTCCTGA